The sequence below is a genomic window from Dyadobacter chenwenxiniae.
TGTCGCTGCGGTCGGAACAAGTGATTCATTTGCACAAAGAGTTGATCTGAGAAGCGGAGAGGTGGCCGTATTGTCAGGTCAGAAAACCGTGAACATTGAATACGATTATTCCGAATTCGGAGTCGGAAAATTTGCGACTGAGAAAGAATATTTGGACAAAAAATCAGCTGAATACAATGCCAAGGAAGCCGGGAAAGGCGACACCTGGAAAAAGGCCTGGGTTGAGGATCGCAAAAACCGTTTTGAGCCGAAATTTGAGGAGCTGTTCAACAAAGGGATGGCAGAAAAGGGCTTACAAGCCGTTCAGTCCCGGCCGGATGCAACTTACACATTGATCGTTCGCACCAAGTTTGTAGAGCCCGGTTTCAATGTAGGCGTAATGCGCAAGAATGCTTATGTGGATTACGAAGTTGACCTGGTGGAATCTGCTAACAAAGCAACAAAGGTCGCCCAACTGAATCTGCGTAATGTCCCTGGCGGGCAGTTCGGTGGTTTTGACTTCGATACGGGCGTCAGAATCGCTGAATCCTATGCAAAAGCCGGAAAGTCCCTTGCTGCATTTTTGGATAAAAAGCTTTAATAACAATCCATTATCATAATTCTAAACGTTCTCTTGTTATGAAAAAGTTGTTACTTCTTGCATTTGTTCTTTTGAATGCCGGGTTTGCATCTGCTGAAAATTCAATGGCAGATCTTTTCAACGGCAAAGCAAAACTTACGTTTCTGGGCCTTGATTTCACACAGGCAAAATATGTTGGCAGAATAGGTTTTACCGATCCGAACGCTATCCAGAACCAGCATATGGTGAGCTGGAACAACCTGATCGAAATGGAGCCGAAGAAGTTCTCACTCCAGAAAGCCTTCAATTTAAAAGATGATCAGTATGCTTCGAAAGTGGAGGATATGATCAAACTTAATAAATCAGCCAATGTTGCAGATAACATTACCGAAACAGAAGCTGTACTGACGGAAGATCAGGTTAGAAAATCTGTTTCAAAATATTCATTAAGTGAAAAAGAGGGCATTGGTGTCGTTTATGTCGTCGAAAGCCTGAGCAAGACCGCTGAGAAGATGACGGTGTGGGTTACTTTTATTGATCTTAGCACCAAAAAAGTCCTTTATACCGAGAAAGTGGAGGGAAAAGCAGGCGGTTTCGGCTTCCGGAATTACTGGGCTGGTGGCGTATACAAGATCAATGAAGCGATTGACTCCAGATTTTACAAAAAATGGAGTAAAACCTACAAGGTTTCATAATCAAATAGAATTCCCTATTTTTAAAAGTTGGTTCATTACCGATACCATAGCATATTTTTTGTAAGCTGTGATTTGTTCGCCATTTTGGAGGACGCTTCACAGCTTACTGTTTAACTGATAACCCAATCTTGTGCGGATTTTATCTCTCATTTTCTCGGTCCTGATCACCTTATCATTATCTGGTTGCGGTAAAATGCTGTATCGGTCGGCCGAGAAGGCATTTAATAAAGGCATAAAGGAGTCACCGTATGATGCGGTTATCGTTCCGGGATTCCCCCACAACGGCAAAAATTGGGACATGGTTTTACAGATGCGCATCCACTGGGCACATTATCTTTATACAAAAGGCTATACCAAAAATATCATTTTTTCAGGCTCTGCCGTTGCCACACCATTTGTGGAAAGCAAGGTGATGGCCAGTTATGCGCACGCTCTGGGCGTCCCGCTGGAAAATATCTTTACAGAGGAAAAAGCAGAACATAGTACGGAAAACGTTTACTATTCTTACCGTCTTGGAAAAGACCTCGGTTTTACAAAACTTGCACTCGCCACGGATCCGATCCAAACCAGTTACATGCGCAGGTTCATCAAACGCTTCGAGCTGCCGATCGGACTTCTGCCCACGGTGATCGACACATTAAAGGTCATGAACCTGTATGAACCGAAGGTTGACCTGAAAACAGCAACACGCGAAGGATTTGTAAAGCTTTCCGACAGGGAAAATTTCTTCGAGCGGTTTAGAGGCACCATGGGAAAATATATTATATGGCATGAAGAGGATCTCAAAAAGAAAAAACACAGACGGAAGTTCAAGGACAGAATAATACCCGCCCCAGCGGCAAAAAATGAACCATAAAAGCGTGTAATGAAAAAAGAATTGTCGGCAATAGACGCCAAGTATGAAGCACAAAAAATAGCATTTGGTCCCATGTATTTTCAGGCGGTCGTGGCGCTTAAGGAACTGGGTATCTTGCAGTTTATCGGCAACAATCGGAAAGGTGTCGGCGTGGAGACGATTATTGAAAAAACCGGCGTTTCGGAATACGGCGTAACATTATTGCTTGAAGCCGCAGAAGTGATCGGGGTTGTCGAGATTGAGGACGGAATCATAAGAATCAGTAAGGTCGGTTTCTTTCTTTTAAAGGATGAAATGACGCGCGTTAACCTCAATTTCATGCATGATGTTTGCTATCTCGGCGCTAAAAACATGACGGAAAGCATAAGGAACGGAAAGCCGGAAGGTTTGAAAGTCCTGGGCGACTGGCCGACCATTTACGAAGGCCTCTCCATCCTGCCCGAACCAGCGAAGACTTCCTGGTTTGAATTTGATCATTACTATTCGGACAATGCATTTCCCGAAGCTTTGAAGATTGTGTTCAGGAAAAAACCCGGAATGATCTTTGACGTGGGCGGCAACACGGGCAAATGGTCGTTTGCATGCTGTAAGCATGATCCTGATGTTCGTATAAAGATCCTCGATCTGCCCGTTCAGCTCAAAGTTGCAAAAGCCAATGCAGCCGAACGGAATTTACTAGACCGCATTGATTTCCACGCGATTGACCTGCTTGATCGCTCACAGAAGATTCCGCAAGGCGCTGATGTGATCTGGATGAGCCAGTTTCTAGATTGCTTTTCAAAAGAGCAGATTATTCAAATTCTTGAAAACGCTTGCGCAGCATCTTCTGAGAACACTACGCTCTACATTCTGGAACCATTTTTTGATAACCAGAATTTTCCTGCAGCACATCATAGCCTGGTGGCTACATCGCTCTATTTTACGATCATGGCTAACGGGAACAGCAAAATGTATCGCATTGAAGTCATGAAAGGCCTTGCCCGTGAGGCAGGGTTCGAAATCGTAGAAACCTATCCGTTGATCGGTGACAGCTATCATACCATTCTGGAATGCAGGAAACGGGCTTAGGAACATCCGTGCCGTATCATTTGTTTTACTCATTGGTATACAAATAGTTAGATGAAAATATTGCTTATCGTTTTGATCTGTCTGACTTCCTTAACTGCTTTTCGTTTTTTGCAGACAGACAAACAGGCTTTTTACAAAGCATTATCGAGTGGCGAGGAAGCTGCTATTGATCAGAAACTGGCTGATCTGGCAAAGGAAAAGCAATCGTCGCGTATCAATGCATATACTGGCGCATTGACGATGAAAAAAGCCGGGTTCGTGAAAGGTGTGAAAGGAAAAGTGAAAATCTTCAAAAAAGGCGCGCATTTGCTGGAAGAAGAAATAACAAACAACCCGGCAAATACGGAATACAGGTTTTTGAGACTGACCGTTCAGGAGCACGCGCCGGGAATTTTGAAATACAACAAACAGCTTGACGAAGACAAGCAGGCCGTAATTTCCGGTTACAACAAATTGGACAGTGATATGAAGGCAATTGTTTCCAATTATGCGAAGAATTCCAAGGTTTTGCGTGCGGCGGATTTAAAGTGAGATTTTAAGTAAAAAGGATTGTTGATAAATGGGAAAAATACTAGTCGTTAACTACTCACAAACCGGACAGTTGAATGAAATCATCGACCAGTTTTTATCTCCTTTCGATCCCGCAAGCATAGAACGGCACCAGATTCATCCGGCCACGCCATTTGTTTTTCCATGGACAACCGAGGAATTTTTTGATAAAATGCCTGAATGCGTTCAGGAGGACATTATCCCGCTGAAACCAATCCATTTTTCTGCCCTGCAATACGATCTGATTGTGTTGGGATACCAGCCCTGGTTTTTATCTCCTTCACCACCTATAACATCCTTGCTTAAAGATCCGGCTTTCCAGTCCATCATGCGCGGCACGCCAGTCGTAACTATTATTGGCGGGAGAAATATGTGGCTTAATTCGCAGGAAAGTGTCAAAAATTTGATCAAAAACGCTGGCGGTAAGCTCGTAGGCAACATTCCGCTGATGGATAGGACCTCCAATCTGATCAGCGCTTTCACGATTTTACATTGGATGCTAACCGGTCGAAAAGATAGCAAATGGAATATTTTCCCCTTGCCCGGCGTTAGTGACCAGGATATCAGGAGCGCATCGAAATTCGGCGCTATTGTAAACACCGCAGCGGGGAAATCAGATTATCGCAATTTACAAGAGGATATTTTATCAACAGGCTTGATTACAATTCCAACGGACATTCTGTTTATTGAGCAGCGCGCCAAGAAGCTTTTCAGGATCTGGGCAAACCTCATTAAGTCAAAAGGAACGACGCCTGCCAAGCGAAAAAGACTGGTCGGATTTTTTAAATATTATCTGCTGATCGCTTTGTTTGTGGTCGCTCCGGTGATCCTTTTCGTATATAATTTGCTGATCGTGCCTTTTAGCGGAAATGCGATTAAGAAGAAAAAAGAATACTTTTGTGGTGTAGAAATTAAATAATAATGTCAGACGCATATATTACCAGAATTGCCAAGTTTTTGCCGAATGAGCCCGTTTCCAATGATGAAATGGAAGCGTATTTAGGTTATATTAATGGAAAACCATCGAAATCAAAAGCACTTGTTTTACGCAATAACGGCATAAAAAACAGATACTATGCGCTGCAAAAAGACGGCACAGCCACGCACACCAATGCGGAAATGGCGGCGCTGGCGGTTACGGGTCTTTTTAAAAAAAATACATCAGAAATAAAGGACGTAGATTTGTTAAGCTGCGCTACATCGAGTCCGGATCAGCTCATGCCTTCGCATGGTTCCATGGTGCATGGTTATTTGAAAGATACGGGGCCTATTGAAGTGGTTTCGCCGTCCGGCGTTTGCTGCGCGGGCATGCACGCATTCAAATATGCATATATGTCTGTAAAGCTGGGCGAAAAGCAAAAGGCCGTTGCCTGTGCTTCGGAAAGACTTTCTCCCGTTTTGCGTTCCGATCAGTTTGAAGATGAAGTGCAACAACTTCTGAAATTGGAAAAGAATCCATATCTGGCATTTGAAAAAGACTTTTTGAGATGGATGCTGTCCGATGGTGCCGGTGCTTTTCTTGTTGAATCTGCGCCTAATCAATCCGGAATTTCATTAAAAATCGATTGGATTGAAGGCTGTTCTTACGCCAATGAGCAAGAGCCTTGCATGTATATGGGCGCAGATAAGCTGGAAGACGGCTCTTTGAAAAGCTATAAGGATTATAAAAGTGAGCAGGTTCAGGAACATTCTGTGTTCAGTATCAAGCAGGATGTGAAGCTTTTAGGAGAAAAAATTGTTAAATTGGGTTTTGCCAAACTCAAAGAAATCCTGGACAAAAGACAAATAAGCATGGAGGAGGTGAGCTACTTTCTTCCCCATTTGTCAAGCTATTTCTTTGAGGGTAAAATCGAGGATTTTTGTAATGAGAACGGCATGCCGATTTCTAAGGAAAAGTGGTATACCAATCTGGTTACGAAGGGAAATGTTGGCGCCGCATCCATATATATGATGCTTGAAGAGGTGTTTTACAGCGGCGCATTAAAAAAAGGGGAGAAGATCCTTCTTGCAGTGCCCGAAAGCTCACGTTTTTCCTATATGTTCTGTATGTTGACCGTTTGTTGACAAAGCCTGATATGAAAAAAGAAGACCTTCCACAAGACCCCGGGGCGCTGGACAAGTTTACCAGGGAAGTATGTTACGTCAAAAATGAAGACGGCAAGTATGAAACCGCACTAAGCAGGGGTTGGGAGGTTAAGAAACAGGCTTTGGACAGTGCCTGGGACGACGTGAATGAGCGGATTGAAGATGCCAGAAAGGCAGTCGCAAACGGAGAGAAAAGTCCTGTTCATTATTTTATGGAACTCAGGTTAATGGATCTGCCGGTTCTCTCAGGTTACACCGGGTTTTTTCCTTTTTTTATCAAAAGGCATTTGAAACCGTCTGTTTTCAAAGGGTTAAGTGATCGCAAGCTGGAAAAATACGCGCGTGCATTTGACGTTACATTGCATGAATTAAAAAATTTTAAAGGTTGATCCAGTGAATATTGATAGCCAAACGGATGAGTTTCGCCACGTTCAAACGGCGCATTGTGAGAATGGGGTCACTACGGCATTACTACGCTATCACGGTCTGGATTTTATGACCGAGCCCCTGGCTTTTGGTCTGGGTTCAGGACTTTTTTACATACAAATTCCTTTTTTAACAGTGAATAACGGTCCGGCCATCTCGTTCAGAACAATGCCCGGTGCCATTTTCAAACGGACTTGCAAGTCGCTGGGCGTGGAAGTGACCCGGAAAAAGTTTTCTAATGTTGCCGCTGCGGAAGCGTTTCTGGACCAGAAGGTGCGCGAAGGCGTTCCCGTTGGTTGCCAGGTCGGTGTATTTCACCTGACTTATTTTCCCAAAGAATATCGTTTCCATTTCAATGCGCATAACCTGATCGTTTTTGGCCAGGAGGACGATCATTACCAGATCAGCGATCCGGTGATGGAAGATGTTACAACATTATCCAAAGCCGACCTGAGTCGGGTACGCTTTGCACAAGGTCCGCTGGCTCCGAAAGGGCACATTTATTTCCCTGAAAGAGTCAAACCGGTTACGGACGATACGATCCGCAAGGGAATCGTAAAGGGAATCCGCCGGAATGTGCGCGATATGCTTAAAATTCCGGGAAATTTTGCCGGCGTTGATGGCATCAGGCATACGGCCGGGCACATTCGCAAATGGCGTGACAAGCTTGGACTAAAAAAAGCAAGTCTATATTTAGGCCAGATTGTGCGGATGCAGGAGGAAATCGGCACGGGAGGAGGCGGTTTTCGTTTCCTGTATGGCGCATTTCTGGAAGAAGCATCCGCTTACATGCAGGATGACCGCTTATCAGTAGTCTCTGAAGATTTTACCAAAGCCGGAGATATGTGGCGCGCGAGTGCGATCAAAATGGCAGGCGTTTACAAAGGACGACTGACCGAACAAAAGGATTTTGATGAAATAGCCGATATGCTGATCGATATCAGGGCCGTAGAAAAAGAAGCGTTTCAAAAACTGTCACGCCTGAATCTTGGCAATTGAGTACAACGATATGACCGAATCGGTTTGCATTGAAATTCAACACGTTTCTAAAAAATACAAATCTGCGCAGGAAAACAGCCTCACTGATGTCTCTCTGAACATTGCCGCATCTGATATTTTTGGTCTGCTAGGGCCGAATGGTGCAGGCAAAACGACCTTGATTTCTATTCTCTGCGGCATAATCCCGCCGTCTTCCGGGACCATTCATTTTTACCACGAGAATCATCCCATTTCCGGGCAGCAGCGAAAAAGCCGCGTAGGCTTCGTCCCGCAGGAATATGCATTTTATCAGGAGCTTTCTCCGCGCCAGAATCTGGATTATTTCGGGGCGATGTACAATCTGGCTAAGCCGAAACTCGAAGCACGCCGTGAGCATTTGCTGGACATTTTAGGGTTAAGCAAGTTTGCCGATAAAAAAGTGGGGTCGTTTTCGGGTGGCATGAAGCGGCGGGTTAACCTGGCCATCGGCATTATCCACGAGCCCGACATTTTGTTTCTCGACGAGCCCACTGTCGGGGTCGATGTGCAGAGCCGTAATGCTATAATCCGCTATTTACGCGAAATTAATGACACCGGCACCACCATCATTTACACTTCGCATCACATGTCCGAAGCAGAGGAATTCTGCAAAAACATTGCGCTCGTTGATCATGGGAGGGTTATTGCTAAGGGAGATCTTGCCGCCCTTAGACGGGAGCACGAGGTTTCCAGTCTGCAATCTTTATTTATCAAACTGACGGGGGAGGAGTACAGGGATTAGTATGTTCAAGGTTTTCTCATCATTGCGCAAAGAATATTTGCTCCTTATTAATGATAAGGTGGGCCTGTCTTTGATGTTTTTAATGCCGCTTTTACTGGTTTTTATTATCACAATCATTCAGGATAGCGCATATAAAATGGTGAATGAGAACCGGATCCCGCTGCTCGTCGTAAATCACGATGCCGGTGAAGAAGGTGGTAAGCTCGTATCGCTGCTGACAAAATCCGGGCTTTTTAAAATCGATTCGCAAGATGCCGTTCCCGAAAAATCACTTAAATCTGAGCTGTTGTCAAGGGGGAAATTAATTGGGTTGTATATTCCCAAAACATTTACTGCAGGGCTGGAAAGCAATGCAAATGATGTAAGTAACATCCTTATGCACGATCTTGGGCTGGAACGGGATTCTGTAAGTTCAGAAAAAGTCTCCATGCCGACGCTATCCTTTTACAATGATCCCGTTTTACAGGAAAATTACAGTTATTCCGTCATGGGCATCATCCAGTCCTACATGAGTGTGATCGAGAATTCGCTTATGATCGACAAAATGTACAACACAATGGATCTAGGTGGACAGTCGCAAAAGTTGAAGGATAAAATGATCTCAAACCGCGTAAAGATCAATCAGATCGTGGCCAGTAATAACAACTCCACCGCAATTCCTAACTCCACACAGCATAATGTCCCTGCCTGGACCATTTTTGCTATGTTTTTTATGGTTGTGTCACTGGGAAGCAATATTGTGAAAGAGCGGGTGAACGGCAGTTTTCTGCGATTGAAAACCATGCCCACGACATTCATGCTCGTTATGTTCAGTAAAATGGCGATTTACGTGATCGTTGCGGTTTTGCAGGTGGCGCTCACTTTTTCAATGGGCATCTGGATCCTGCCCGAGCTGGGTTTGCCCAAACTTACAATTCCATCCAGTCTTTTTGCGTTCGGATCTGTAATTCTGATCAGCAGTATGGCCGCCGTGAGTTACGCTCTGATGATCGGCGCGTATGCCCGAACGGAACAACAGGCCAATGGTTTCGGCGCCATTTCTATCATTATCTTTGGTGCAATCGGCGGGATTCTGGTGCCAACATTCGTTATGCCCGGCTTCATGCAGTTTGCGAGCAACTTTTCGCCGTTACACTGGTGCCTGGAAGGGTTTTACATTCTTTTCCTCAAAGGCGGCAGCTGGCAGGAGCTGAAAAATGTCTTCGCATTCCTGGGGATATTTATCCTGATTTGCCAACTTGGAACATATTTTAAGCTAAGGATGGAAAGAATTATTTAAGTTTGAATTCAGAAAAATATTTAACCTACCCGCTTAATTCTTCTGGCACCTCAATTCTAAAAGCAAGATCATAGGCGATCAACATTAATCATGGACATAGAAAGTTTAAAACCCATTATCAAAAGTCAGATAGTCCAATATTTGAATTTGTTAGACATTAACCCTCAGGACATTAAGGACGACGAGCCACTTTTTGGCGGTGACCTTGGATTGGACTCGATCGATTCACTGGAGCTGGTTGTGCTTCTTGAAAGAGAGTACGGCATTAAAATAACCAATCCCGCAGAAGGAAGAAAAATCCTCGTCGATGTGAACCATATGGCTGAATATATTTTAGCAAATACTAAAACTGCCTGAAAATGAAACGGGTGCTGGTGACCGGGATGGGCATAATTTCTGCCATTGGTGAAAACCTTTCGGAAAACCATGCCAGTTTACGTCAGGGGAAAACCGGCATTGCCCGGGCTGCTCATTTCGACTCCCGTTATGCTGCCCTGCTGCCATTTGGCGAGTGTGCATGCAGCAATGAACGTCTGAAAGAGTTGTTGAATTTGGAAGATAGCGCAGGCTACACGCGAACCGATCTGCTTGCTGATAAAGCATTTGCCGAAGCGATTAAAGATGCAGCGCTGTCGCCGAACCAAATCTCTTCATTCGACACCGCATTTATTTCCGCAACAACCGTTGGCGGAATGTGCCTCACAGACCAGCTTTACCAAGACGCTAATTTAAAGACGAGCGGTTCGCCATATCTGGAAGCATACAGCTGCGCAGCCCACACCATCAGATTGGTAGAAAATTACAAGATCAAAGGCTTTTCTGACACCATTAACACCGCTTGCTCTTCCTCCGCCAACGCAATTATGCTTGGCGCAAGGCTTATTGAGTCCGGACGTGCAAAACGTGCAATCGTAGGCGGCGTCGATAGTTTGGCCAAATACACGGTTAATGGCTTTAATTCTCTCAAAATTCTCTCTTCAGAAGCATGTAAGCCATTTGATGAAAATCGGGATGGGCTGAATTTGGGCGAAGCAGCGGCATATCTTGTATTGGAAGCTGAAGATGTGGTTGGAAATAAAAACGCTTACGCAGAAGTGGCAGGTTATGGCAATGCGAATGATGCGCATCATCCGTCCGCAATGTCAGAAGAGGCTACGGGTGCCATTCGCTCCATGCAGGAAGCTGTCGAATCGGCAGGAATCAGCTTCGATCGTATCGACTACGTCAATGCGCACGGGACAGGGACGCTTAATAATGATGAGGTCGAGCTTTTGGGAATGAGTCTGTTATTTGATGAAATCCCGCCTTTTAGCTCCACAAAATCCTACACGGGGCATACACTAGGCGCAGCGGGAGCAGTTGAAGCAGTTTTCAGCATTCTGAGCATTGTGCATGATGAGATCTTTGCCAGCTTACATGTTGAAACGCCCATGAGTTCACAAGGCGCAAGGGCTGCTTCTGTATTCTCGTCGGAGAAGAAATTGAGTTACGCACTTTCCAATTCGTTCGGTTTCGGCGGGAATTGTACTTCACTCGTTTTCAGAAGCATTCATTAATATTTGTCAGGATTCCATCAGTTCTTTCAAGATCTTTTGCGCGGCAATCGAAATAATGGTTCCGGGTCCGAAGATGCCCTTTACACCTGCATCATAAAGAAACTGGTAATCCTGGGCTGGAATTACGCCGCCGACAATGATCATAATGTCACCCCGACCGATGTTTTTCAACGCACTGATGAGTTCGGGAATGAGTGTTTTGTGTCCTGCCGCAAGGCTCGATGCGCCAATGACGTGCACATCATTTTCAGCCGCTTGCCGGGCTACTTCCTGGGGTGTTTGAAAAAGTGGACCAATGTCCACGTCGAAGCCGAGGTCTGCAAAGCTTGTTGCAATAACTTTCGCTCCGCGATCGTGTCCGTCCTGGCCCATTTTGGCAACCAATATTCTTGCCCTTCTGCCTTCCATTTCCGCAAATTGGTCTGACATTTCCAATGCTGCACGAAAGTTTTCATCATCCGAAGCTTCTGCCTGATAAACGCCTGAGACAGACCGAATGGTAGATTTATAACGCCCGAATTCCTTTTCCATCGCATCCGATATTTCTCCTAATGTAGCTCTTTCCCGTGCCGCCTCAATAGCCAGAGCCAGCAAATTGACAGCCATATCCTTACCGCCTTTCTGTTGACAGGCGGCTGTAATGGCATGCAACGCATTTGCAACCGCCTCAGAATCGCGCTCCTCCTTTATTTTCGTTAGAGATGCGATTTGTGACAAGCGAACTGCCTGATTGTCAATTTGAAGGATATCAAAGGTATCCTTACTTTCCGTTCTGAATTTATTGACACCCACAATAATATCTTTTCCCGAATCAATGCGTGCCTGCTTCCTGGCGGCGGCTTCCTCTATCCGCATTTTGGGAAGTCCGGTCTCAATGGCCTTGGTCATGCCACCAAGTTTTTCCACTTCCTCAATCAGTTGCCAGGCTTTTTCAGTCAGCTCTTTTGTCAGATATTCCACATAATAGGAGCCTCCCCAAGGGTCGATTGCCTTACAAAGATCGGTTTCATATTGGATAAAAAGTTGCGTATTCCGTGCAATACGGGCCGAAAAGTCGGTTGGCAGGGCCATGGCCTCGTCCAGCGAATTGGTATGCAGCGATTGTGTATGCCCCATCACGGCAGCCATGGCTTCAATGGTCGTTCGGGTTACATTGTTATACGGGTCCTGCTCAGTGAGGCTGTAACCGCTTGTCTGGCAATGCGTCCTTAATGCCAGTGATTTTTCGTTTTTGGGGCTAAATTGATTCACGATTTTCGACCAAAGCAACCTTCCCGCGCGCATTTTGGCAATTTCCATAAAATGGTTCATTCCGATGCCCCAGAAGAAAGAAAGCCTGGGCGCGAAGTCATCAATTCCGATGCCCGCCTCCAATCCCGTGCGAATGTATTCCAGGCCGTCTGCCAGCGTGTAGGCAAGCTCAATGTGCGCGGGTGCGCCAGCCTCGTGCATGTGGTAACCGCTGATGCTGATGGAGTTGAACCTGGGCATAAAACGCGAGGTGTAAGCAAAAATGTCGCCTACAATCCGCATGGAAGCTGCGGGTGGATAAATGTAAGTGTTCCGCACCATAAACTCTTTCAAAATATCATTCTGAATGGTTCCGGATAGCGTCTCAGGCGATACGCCCTGCTCTTCCGCAGCCACAATGAAGAATGCCAGAATGGGAATTACGGCGCCATTCATGGTCATCGAAACAGACATCTGATCCAGGGGAATCTGGTCAAAAAGCATCTTCATATCCTCCACCGAGTCAATCGCAACGCCTGCTTTTCCTACATCACCGGTTACGCGCGGGTGGTCAGAGTCGTATCCGCGGTGCGTGGCCAGGTCAAATGCAACAGAAAGCCCTTTCTGACCGGCAGCGAGGTTTCTTTTGTAAAATGCATTGGAATCAGCAGCCGTCGAAAAGCCCGCATATTGCCGGATGGTCCAGGGGCGCTCCAGATACATGCTGGCATAAGGCCCACGCACAAAGGGCGGATTTCCTGCACCAAATTCCAGATGTTCAGCTCCTGCCAGATCGTTTTGACTATAAAACGGTTTTAATTTTATCCCTTCCGAGGTGAGCACCGCTTTACCGGATTGTTCTTGCTGTGCATGGCTGGTTGTAATGCCCGTAATGTTCTTAAAATCCGGTTTCATGGCTTTATAGCGGTTAATGCGGATGCCTTAAAGCATTGCGACAGGTTTTTGTCTGTTAAGTACGGCGAACCCGCATGGTCATTTTTTTGATTAAAAATGCCTGTATCCGTATCCTCGCTATATTTATTGATACCGATCATCACCTTGCCTTCGCTCAAATCTTTAATCCTATGCGAAAGCGCTGCATTCAATTGATTTTGAATAAAACCGGTTTCAAAACATTTGACAAAACCGCCTTTTTCTTCCATTTCCAGAAACAATTCCCATGCTTTGTCTGCAATATCCAGCGACATTTTTTCAAGCATATAGGAGCCCGCCGCCGGATCTGCAACGTAAGCCAATGCGCTTTCATGAGAGAGGATGGATGACACATTGCGGGCAATGCGGTCCGAAAAGTCATTTTGTTCTTTTAATTGATGGTCATAAGGCATTACAGTCAAACCATTACAACCGCCCATCACCGCGCTCATGGCCTCGGACGAAGCACGGATCATATTTGTGTAAGGGGCAGCGTCAGCATTAAAGAATGTGGAGGTTTGCGCATGGATAAATGGCGTGCAAAGCTCGTGGGGTAACTGATATGCGTCGGCAATTTTCTTCAACAAAAAACGGAATGCTCTCAATTTTGCGATTTCCGCCAGGAAATCTGTTCCTATTGAAATGGAAAACAATACTCGATTAAAGGCAATGAGCGGGGAAATCTT
It includes:
- a CDS encoding beta-ketoacyl-[acyl-carrier-protein] synthase family protein is translated as MKRVLVTGMGIISAIGENLSENHASLRQGKTGIARAAHFDSRYAALLPFGECACSNERLKELLNLEDSAGYTRTDLLADKAFAEAIKDAALSPNQISSFDTAFISATTVGGMCLTDQLYQDANLKTSGSPYLEAYSCAAHTIRLVENYKIKGFSDTINTACSSSANAIMLGARLIESGRAKRAIVGGVDSLAKYTVNGFNSLKILSSEACKPFDENRDGLNLGEAAAYLVLEAEDVVGNKNAYAEVAGYGNANDAHHPSAMSEEATGAIRSMQEAVESAGISFDRIDYVNAHGTGTLNNDEVELLGMSLLFDEIPPFSSTKSYTGHTLGAAGAVEAVFSILSIVHDEIFASLHVETPMSSQGARAASVFSSEKKLSYALSNSFGFGGNCTSLVFRSIH
- a CDS encoding methylmalonyl-CoA mutase family protein → MAARLFSDFSPSGPDAWQIQAEKELKGRLKTLSDWRIGVDLHLAPYLTLSETDPETMAAMQACQKKIPGWQNIPSVKFTDPRKTNVAMKQALANGADVILLDLGNTDLIHCEFPKLLHGIRLSDTAIYFRTGENAGDVFKEISKNAGYYLKGGVAFDPVAHWMRTGKSFADNLNAVISVLNQTRNMREFRAYMVEGHLFHNNGATLVQELGMMVSATVNYLDLLTDQKISPLIAFNRVLFSISIGTDFLAEIAKLRAFRFLLKKIADAYQLPHELCTPFIHAQTSTFFNADAAPYTNMIRASSEAMSAVMGGCNGLTVMPYDHQLKEQNDFSDRIARNVSSILSHESALAYVADPAAGSYMLEKMSLDIADKAWELFLEMEEKGGFVKCFETGFIQNQLNAALSHRIKDLSEGKVMIGINKYSEDTDTGIFNQKNDHAGSPYLTDKNLSQCFKASALTAIKP
- the scpA gene encoding methylmalonyl-CoA mutase — translated: MKPDFKNITGITTSHAQQEQSGKAVLTSEGIKLKPFYSQNDLAGAEHLEFGAGNPPFVRGPYASMYLERPWTIRQYAGFSTAADSNAFYKRNLAAGQKGLSVAFDLATHRGYDSDHPRVTGDVGKAGVAIDSVEDMKMLFDQIPLDQMSVSMTMNGAVIPILAFFIVAAEEQGVSPETLSGTIQNDILKEFMVRNTYIYPPAASMRIVGDIFAYTSRFMPRFNSISISGYHMHEAGAPAHIELAYTLADGLEYIRTGLEAGIGIDDFAPRLSFFWGIGMNHFMEIAKMRAGRLLWSKIVNQFSPKNEKSLALRTHCQTSGYSLTEQDPYNNVTRTTIEAMAAVMGHTQSLHTNSLDEAMALPTDFSARIARNTQLFIQYETDLCKAIDPWGGSYYVEYLTKELTEKAWQLIEEVEKLGGMTKAIETGLPKMRIEEAAARKQARIDSGKDIIVGVNKFRTESKDTFDILQIDNQAVRLSQIASLTKIKEERDSEAVANALHAITAACQQKGGKDMAVNLLALAIEAARERATLGEISDAMEKEFGRYKSTIRSVSGVYQAEASDDENFRAALEMSDQFAEMEGRRARILVAKMGQDGHDRGAKVIATSFADLGFDVDIGPLFQTPQEVARQAAENDVHVIGASSLAAGHKTLIPELISALKNIGRGDIMIIVGGVIPAQDYQFLYDAGVKGIFGPGTIISIAAQKILKELMES